A genomic region of Brevibacillus sp. JNUCC-41 contains the following coding sequences:
- a CDS encoding DNA-directed RNA polymerase subunit beta, whose translation MEQNRVMRQQIEEEIKEVEAKPNRRIKVRLLPIWLRLLIVIGLIFIAVLSGALLGYSVIGGGHAMDVFQKSTWTHIIDIVNKGA comes from the coding sequence ATGGAACAAAATCGTGTAATGAGACAACAAATTGAAGAAGAGATAAAGGAAGTCGAGGCGAAACCGAATCGTAGGATCAAGGTCCGTCTTTTGCCAATTTGGCTTCGTTTACTCATTGTTATTGGATTGATTTTCATTGCTGTATTATCCGGGGCACTATTAGGATATAGTGTGATTGGTGGAGGACATGCAATGGATGTTTTCCAAAAATCCACATGGACCCATATTATTGATATAGTGAACAAGGGTGCGTAG
- a CDS encoding flagellar hook-basal body protein — MNRTMMTATNTLNQLQSKIDQIGNNIANADTTAYKKTQTSFNDLLTQSFNNQPSETKEKGRLTTPGIRQGTGAMISQSQLVLSQGALKTTDRNLDAAFTRDDQFFTVSVQDDNGVNTRLTRDGAFYLSPNANDQMMLVTSAGHKVLDENGEPILIEGNIKDIKISENGLLIVDTEEYGEKSFGLGIVSVKKPQFLDRLGGNLLGLPKNFNALGVNEDEIMIALTGNSRNRAAVRQGSLESSNVDLSKEMTDLINVQRSYQFHSRAVTMADQMSGLVNGIR, encoded by the coding sequence ATGAATCGTACGATGATGACTGCGACGAATACGCTGAACCAACTTCAAAGTAAAATCGACCAAATAGGTAATAATATCGCGAATGCGGACACGACTGCCTACAAAAAGACCCAAACGAGTTTCAATGACTTATTGACACAGAGCTTCAATAATCAACCGAGTGAGACCAAGGAAAAAGGAAGATTGACCACACCTGGCATCCGGCAAGGAACAGGGGCTATGATAAGCCAATCTCAATTGGTGCTTTCACAAGGGGCCTTAAAGACGACGGACCGCAACCTTGATGCTGCATTCACCCGCGATGACCAATTCTTCACAGTAAGCGTTCAAGACGATAATGGGGTCAATACAAGGCTTACAAGGGATGGGGCCTTTTATTTATCTCCTAATGCTAACGACCAAATGATGCTCGTTACCTCTGCTGGACATAAAGTCCTTGATGAAAATGGTGAGCCGATCCTCATTGAGGGAAACATTAAGGACATTAAGATTTCGGAAAATGGCTTATTGATAGTGGATACAGAAGAATATGGAGAAAAGAGTTTTGGACTCGGAATCGTCTCGGTAAAGAAACCGCAATTTCTTGACCGGCTAGGCGGAAATTTACTTGGCCTGCCCAAAAACTTCAATGCCTTGGGTGTTAACGAAGACGAGATCATGATTGCATTAACAGGGAATTCCCGCAACAGGGCAGCAGTCCGTCAAGGGTCTCTGGAGTCATCAAATGTCGATCTTTCCAAAGAAATGACGGATTTAATCAATGTTCAACGGTCCTACCAATTTCACTCCCGGGCTGTAACGATGGCTGATCAAATGAGCGGATTGGTCAATGGAATCCGTTAA
- a CDS encoding flagellar hook-basal body protein, whose product MLRGFYTAASGMLTQQRRTELLTNNMSNANTTGYKADQMSVRSFPEMLISNIGDKTVPTESKLSMSNLSQVGGLSTGVYVQEANPLFVQGTLEETQLNTDISLVDENLPINEETGRKGSVFFTVQDGDGAIRYTRNGSFTLDGQGYLTTPAGHYVLNENNEKIQLDSDQFTVAENGVILEGNVQTARMGIGYSDDPSLQLMKDGEGLYKAVNDGDLPSAYAAADVGFSTKQGFLEGSNVDQSRTMTEMMSAYRSFEASQKVLQAYDKSLDKAVNEVGRL is encoded by the coding sequence ATGTTAAGAGGTTTTTATACGGCTGCTTCGGGGATGCTTACACAGCAAAGGCGCACAGAATTGCTCACAAACAATATGTCCAACGCGAATACTACAGGATATAAAGCGGATCAAATGAGTGTAAGATCTTTTCCTGAAATGCTCATAAGCAACATAGGTGATAAAACGGTTCCTACGGAGAGCAAATTGAGCATGTCTAACTTATCCCAGGTTGGAGGGCTCAGTACGGGTGTTTACGTACAGGAGGCGAATCCTTTATTTGTCCAGGGCACATTGGAGGAAACCCAGCTTAATACGGATATTTCCTTGGTCGATGAAAACCTTCCGATCAATGAAGAAACGGGCCGGAAAGGATCGGTTTTTTTTACTGTCCAGGATGGTGATGGTGCTATCCGTTATACGCGTAACGGAAGCTTCACCCTCGATGGGCAAGGTTATCTGACTACGCCTGCCGGTCATTATGTATTGAACGAAAATAATGAAAAGATCCAGCTTGATAGCGATCAATTCACAGTAGCGGAAAACGGTGTTATTTTAGAAGGAAATGTTCAAACCGCACGTATGGGCATCGGTTATTCGGATGACCCGTCATTACAGCTCATGAAGGATGGGGAAGGCCTGTACAAGGCAGTGAATGATGGGGATTTACCTAGTGCATATGCTGCTGCAGATGTCGGTTTTTCTACTAAGCAAGGCTTTCTTGAAGGCTCCAATGTTGACCAATCGAGAACGATGACAGAAATGATGTCGGCATACCGCTCTTTTGAAGCGAGTCAGAAGGTTCTTCAAGCCTATGATAAAAGTTTGGATAAAGCGGTCAATGAAGTTGGCAGGCTTTAA
- a CDS encoding rod shape-determining protein → MFARDIGIDLGTANVLIHVKGKGIVLNEPSVVAIDKNTNRVLAVGEEARKMVGRTPGNIIAIRPLKDGVIADFDVTESMLKHFINTLNVKGFLSKPRILICCPTNITSVEQKAIKEAAEKSGGKKVFLEEEPKVAAIGAGMDIFQPSGNMVVDIGGGTTDIAVLSMGDIVTSSSIKMAGDKFDNEILNYIKRKYKLLIGERTAENIKIQVATVFPGSRNEVIDIRGRDMVSGLPRTISVNSEEIEEALREQVSIIVQAAKSVLERTPPELSADIIDRGVILTGGGALLHGIDLLLAEELKVPVLVAEQPMDCVAIGTGIMLDNMDKLPRHKFN, encoded by the coding sequence ATGTTTGCTAGAGATATTGGGATAGATCTTGGAACAGCCAATGTTCTTATACATGTCAAAGGTAAAGGAATTGTGTTAAATGAGCCTTCGGTAGTTGCGATTGATAAGAATACGAACCGTGTTCTTGCCGTCGGGGAAGAAGCTCGTAAAATGGTAGGCCGTACTCCAGGAAACATCATCGCAATCCGTCCTTTGAAAGACGGTGTCATTGCGGATTTTGATGTAACAGAATCGATGCTTAAGCATTTTATCAATACATTGAATGTGAAAGGCTTCCTTTCAAAGCCTAGAATTTTAATCTGTTGCCCGACCAACATAACAAGTGTCGAACAAAAAGCGATTAAAGAAGCTGCTGAAAAAAGCGGCGGAAAAAAAGTATTCCTTGAAGAAGAACCAAAAGTGGCTGCAATCGGTGCCGGTATGGATATTTTTCAACCAAGCGGCAATATGGTCGTAGACATTGGCGGGGGTACAACGGATATTGCCGTTCTTTCAATGGGGGATATCGTTACATCTTCTTCAATTAAAATGGCCGGTGACAAATTCGATAATGAAATTTTAAATTATATCAAGCGGAAGTACAAGCTCCTTATTGGTGAGCGTACAGCGGAAAACATTAAAATCCAGGTTGCAACCGTATTCCCTGGATCCCGTAATGAAGTCATCGATATCCGTGGGCGCGATATGGTATCGGGATTGCCTAGAACCATTTCGGTCAACTCGGAAGAAATTGAGGAAGCTCTTCGCGAGCAGGTTTCCATCATTGTACAAGCTGCAAAAAGCGTGCTTGAGCGGACACCGCCAGAACTTTCTGCAGATATCATCGACCGCGGCGTCATTTTAACAGGCGGGGGAGCATTGCTTCACGGGATTGATTTACTTCTTGCTGAAGAACTTAAGGTCCCAGTACTCGTTGCCGAGCAGCCAATGGATTGTGTAGCAATCGGAACCGGTATCATGCTTGATAATATGGATAAATTGCCACGTCACAAATTCAACTAA
- the spoIIID gene encoding sporulation transcriptional regulator SpoIIID, which produces MHDYIKERTIKIGKYIVETRKTVRVIAKEFGVSKSTVHKDLTERLPEINPDLANEVKDILDYHKSIRHLRGGEATKLKYKRSEREEEIVK; this is translated from the coding sequence GTGCACGATTACATCAAAGAAAGAACTATCAAGATAGGAAAGTATATCGTGGAAACTAGAAAAACAGTCCGCGTCATTGCAAAAGAGTTCGGAGTCTCTAAAAGCACGGTTCATAAAGACTTGACTGAGAGGCTGCCAGAAATTAATCCTGATTTGGCTAACGAAGTGAAGGATATATTGGATTATCATAAATCCATTCGCCACCTTAGAGGTGGAGAAGCGACAAAATTAAAATATAAACGTTCTGAAAGAGAAGAAGAAATCGTTAAATGA
- a CDS encoding peptidoglycan DD-metalloendopeptidase family protein — MREEEKKPTSTIRRILKQRWALSAIYIASAAIILAAAFLLQNSFNDSAKDGKEESAETGKNYGEPSVEVNSNLETIKMPVADANKTVIKKQFYDVNADEKAQEEALVFYNNRYEQNKGIDIAMEDGKTFDVKASLSGNVTKVQDDALLGNLVEVEHEDGVVTRYQSVKDIKVAVGDKVKQGQAIATAGKSQINEEAGVHVHFEIRKDNIALNPLDFVDKQASAIQSATEAEGSELEDSANKEEKPAVEGSEADKEEKPAVDESETGTEQAPAVDETDESTDLESGTDEEGSVPGEDTTEESDSLKDSLNQSN, encoded by the coding sequence ATGAGAGAGGAAGAAAAGAAACCAACTTCCACAATCCGACGTATACTAAAACAACGTTGGGCATTATCAGCAATCTATATCGCAAGTGCAGCCATAATCTTAGCCGCGGCCTTCTTATTACAAAATAGTTTTAACGATTCAGCTAAAGATGGCAAAGAGGAATCAGCTGAAACAGGAAAAAACTATGGTGAGCCTTCTGTAGAAGTTAATAGTAATCTTGAGACAATCAAGATGCCTGTAGCCGATGCGAACAAAACGGTTATCAAGAAACAGTTTTATGATGTGAATGCGGATGAAAAAGCACAAGAAGAAGCATTGGTTTTCTACAACAATAGATATGAGCAAAACAAAGGTATAGACATTGCAATGGAAGATGGAAAGACTTTCGATGTAAAGGCTTCCTTAAGTGGAAATGTAACGAAAGTTCAAGACGATGCGTTACTTGGAAATTTAGTTGAAGTAGAACATGAAGATGGCGTTGTTACCCGTTATCAATCTGTTAAAGACATTAAGGTTGCAGTCGGTGACAAAGTGAAACAAGGACAAGCAATTGCTACAGCTGGGAAAAGCCAAATCAATGAAGAGGCTGGCGTACATGTACACTTCGAAATCAGAAAAGATAACATTGCGTTAAACCCACTTGATTTTGTTGATAAACAAGCTTCTGCGATTCAATCGGCAACTGAAGCCGAAGGCAGTGAACTTGAAGATTCTGCTAATAAAGAAGAAAAACCTGCAGTCGAAGGTTCTGAAGCTGATAAAGAAGAAAAACCTGCAGTTGACGAATCTGAAACTGGCACGGAGCAAGCTCCTGCAGTTGACGAAACTGACGAGAGCACTGATTTAGAGAGTGGCACTGATGAGGAAGGCTCTGTCCCTGGTGAAGATACAACTGAAGAAAGTGATTCCTTAAAAGATTCGTTGAATCAATCTAATTAA
- a CDS encoding VanZ family protein, whose protein sequence is MKKAFKLVLTLLPFLYMIAIWIMSSNPDDMILDLPSSSIDRFIKEALHLVEFALLYILFVSALAANQNLKPGLSLLAALVACLYGVIDEYHQSFVPYRSSTLIDVIKDIIGVAAVYFHVQYHYFKRERGFLTVIEKLSAKK, encoded by the coding sequence ATGAAAAAAGCTTTTAAACTTGTGTTAACGTTATTGCCTTTCCTATATATGATTGCCATTTGGATAATGTCGAGCAACCCCGATGATATGATTCTTGATCTTCCCTCATCCTCAATTGACCGATTTATCAAAGAGGCACTTCATCTGGTCGAATTTGCCCTTTTGTATATTTTATTTGTTTCCGCCCTTGCTGCAAACCAAAATCTGAAACCTGGTTTAAGCCTGTTGGCGGCACTTGTGGCTTGCCTTTACGGAGTTATTGATGAATATCACCAATCCTTCGTCCCATACCGCTCCTCTACCTTAATAGATGTCATTAAAGATATCATAGGAGTAGCTGCAGTCTATTTTCATGTCCAATATCATTATTTCAAGCGTGAACGGGGCTTTTTGACCGTTATAGAAAAATTAAGCGCAAAAAAATGA
- the spoIID gene encoding stage II sporulation protein D — protein sequence MKAIKPMIVLFIAVAFVIIMIPAVLVLPFSNDKTSGQLTEQLEKKVKNEGKEVAANEMSSVEVAVYRTSAKKIEKLPIESYLTGVVAAEMPADFEEEALKAQALTARTYIVNQLISESRLGLPDGADVSDTVMHQVYKNNDELKKQWGSDYKSKMQKINKAIKETAGQILTYEGKPITATFFSTSNGYTENSEDYWQADYPYLKSVSSPWDKEESPKFYNKVVVNAADFEKKLGVSLSSGTSIGTVIERTSGNRVGVVEIAGKKMTGKQIREKLGLTSSDFDWERQGDQIVITTKGSGHGVGMSQYGANGMAREGKTYEDIVKYYYKGVKVQSSNKWLNTMTAKK from the coding sequence TTGAAAGCAATCAAACCGATGATCGTACTATTCATAGCAGTAGCGTTCGTAATTATCATGATTCCGGCAGTGCTTGTGCTTCCATTTTCAAATGATAAGACAAGTGGGCAGTTGACCGAACAATTAGAAAAGAAAGTGAAGAATGAGGGTAAAGAGGTAGCTGCAAATGAAATGAGTTCCGTAGAAGTTGCCGTTTATCGAACATCTGCAAAAAAGATTGAAAAACTGCCGATTGAATCTTACTTGACTGGTGTGGTTGCGGCTGAAATGCCAGCGGATTTTGAAGAAGAAGCGCTGAAGGCTCAAGCATTGACAGCGAGAACTTACATTGTCAATCAGCTTATAAGCGAAAGTCGGTTGGGCTTGCCGGATGGTGCCGATGTAAGCGATACGGTCATGCACCAAGTTTATAAGAATAATGATGAGCTGAAAAAACAGTGGGGCTCTGATTATAAATCGAAGATGCAAAAAATTAACAAGGCTATAAAAGAAACTGCGGGTCAAATTTTAACCTATGAGGGAAAACCGATTACTGCCACTTTTTTTTCGACCAGTAATGGCTACACGGAAAATTCCGAGGACTATTGGCAAGCTGATTACCCCTATTTAAAAAGTGTATCCAGTCCGTGGGATAAAGAAGAATCACCAAAGTTTTATAATAAAGTTGTAGTGAATGCTGCAGATTTTGAAAAAAAACTGGGTGTAAGTCTTTCTTCGGGAACATCAATAGGGACTGTCATTGAAAGAACATCAGGTAATCGTGTAGGTGTAGTGGAAATCGCAGGAAAGAAAATGACAGGAAAACAGATTCGTGAGAAGCTCGGGCTGACATCATCCGATTTTGACTGGGAGCGTCAAGGCGACCAGATTGTCATCACGACAAAAGGATCCGGACACGGAGTTGGAATGAGCCAATACGGGGCCAATGGCATGGCCAGGGAAGGTAAAACCTATGAAGACATCGTGAAATATTATTATAAAGGCGTCAAAGTTCAGTCTTCAAATAAGTGGCTGAATACGATGACAGCAAAAAAATGA
- the murA gene encoding UDP-N-acetylglucosamine 1-carboxyvinyltransferase: MEKIIVRGGKRLSGTVKVEGAKNAVLPVIAATLLASDGKSIIKDVPTLSDVYTINEVLRNLNADVAFHDNQVTVDASRELLEEAPFEYVRKMRASVLVMGSLLARNGRARVALPGGCAIGSRPIDQHLKGFEAMGAKVKVGNGFIDAEVEGRLKGARVYLDFPSVGATENIMMAATLAEGITILENVAKEPEIVDLANLLNKMGAKVRGAGTGTMRIEGVDKLYGTEHTIIPDRIEAGTFMTAAALTGGDVLVQGAVPEHLTSLIAKMEEMGVKILEEEDGLRVIGPKTLKAIDIKTMPHPGFPTDMQSQMMALLLRAEGTSMITETVFENRFMHVEEFRRMNANIKIEGRSVIVNGPTNIQGAEVAATDLRAAAALILTGLVADGITRVTELKHLDRGYVNFHGKLASLGADVERINEDVPAETKKIADLNA; the protein is encoded by the coding sequence TTGGAAAAAATCATCGTCCGCGGCGGAAAAAGGCTTAGCGGGACAGTTAAAGTAGAAGGTGCTAAAAACGCCGTTTTGCCAGTTATCGCTGCAACATTATTAGCAAGTGATGGGAAAAGTATCATTAAAGATGTTCCTACGCTCTCCGATGTATATACAATCAATGAAGTATTGCGCAACTTAAATGCAGATGTTGCCTTTCATGACAATCAAGTAACTGTAGATGCATCAAGAGAGTTATTAGAAGAAGCACCATTTGAATATGTACGTAAAATGAGAGCTTCCGTTTTAGTGATGGGCTCATTACTGGCAAGGAATGGCCGGGCCCGCGTTGCTCTTCCTGGTGGCTGTGCCATCGGATCACGTCCTATCGACCAGCATTTAAAGGGTTTTGAAGCGATGGGAGCAAAAGTGAAGGTCGGCAATGGTTTCATTGATGCCGAGGTAGAAGGCAGACTTAAGGGTGCAAGAGTGTATCTTGACTTCCCGAGTGTGGGTGCCACTGAAAACATCATGATGGCAGCAACACTTGCTGAGGGTATAACTATTCTTGAAAATGTGGCCAAAGAGCCTGAAATTGTAGATCTTGCGAATCTCCTTAATAAAATGGGTGCCAAAGTCAGAGGTGCCGGTACCGGTACGATGAGAATCGAGGGTGTCGATAAATTATATGGCACTGAACATACGATTATACCTGACCGTATCGAAGCTGGTACATTCATGACTGCGGCCGCTCTTACTGGCGGCGATGTTCTTGTTCAAGGAGCTGTACCTGAACACCTTACTTCCCTTATTGCTAAAATGGAGGAAATGGGCGTTAAAATTCTTGAAGAAGAAGATGGATTACGCGTTATCGGTCCAAAAACCTTAAAGGCCATTGATATTAAAACAATGCCGCATCCTGGTTTCCCGACTGATATGCAATCGCAAATGATGGCATTATTACTGCGTGCTGAAGGAACAAGTATGATTACGGAGACCGTTTTCGAAAACCGTTTCATGCATGTTGAGGAATTCCGTCGCATGAATGCCAATATTAAAATAGAAGGTCGTTCCGTAATCGTTAATGGACCAACTAACATTCAAGGAGCTGAAGTAGCTGCAACAGATTTACGTGCCGCAGCAGCGCTCATCCTGACTGGATTGGTTGCAGATGGCATTACTCGTGTTACAGAACTGAAGCATCTTGACAGAGGGTACGTGAATTTCCATGGTAAATTGGCATCCCTAGGTGCAGATGTGGAACGTATTAACGAAGATGTACCTGCTGAAACAAAAAAAATTGCAGATTTAAACGCATAA
- a CDS encoding YwmB family TATA-box binding protein encodes MFNLNKKMLTYIVFLGLTVILIGNSTIVAESKPDIVKMVGLLQKDEDLDIGDWSVLTREINKEITTKQEFESEVTALKRKYPQFQWHRKDDASGWKAEALTYNVDSGLTESIKIMTTEEKFDKVTYVIYEVEGKEWKKANAAFFTATFQNRVNDLFIGTPSIFSCIKGSINDNMDSVLNSKTEDLLDMFQAREIESVHETNFTSISAHSTLFKQPLTKEKLNLQFGLRTEGLGDRTNFVVGTPIITFEY; translated from the coding sequence ATGTTTAATTTAAACAAAAAAATGTTAACATACATAGTATTTCTCGGTTTGACGGTGATTTTAATTGGGAATAGTACGATTGTGGCAGAAAGTAAACCAGATATAGTTAAAATGGTGGGACTGTTACAAAAAGATGAAGATTTGGACATAGGGGATTGGTCTGTACTCACTAGAGAAATAAATAAAGAGATTACAACTAAACAAGAGTTTGAAAGCGAAGTTACAGCTTTAAAACGAAAATACCCTCAATTTCAATGGCACCGGAAAGATGATGCTTCCGGCTGGAAGGCTGAGGCGTTAACTTACAATGTCGATTCAGGTCTGACCGAGTCTATCAAAATAATGACAACGGAAGAGAAATTTGATAAAGTTACCTATGTTATTTACGAAGTGGAGGGGAAAGAGTGGAAGAAAGCCAATGCGGCATTTTTTACTGCTACGTTCCAAAACAGGGTGAATGACCTATTTATAGGAACTCCTTCAATTTTTTCTTGTATTAAAGGGTCTATCAATGATAATATGGATTCGGTTTTAAACTCTAAAACTGAAGACCTGTTAGATATGTTCCAAGCAAGGGAAATTGAGAGTGTGCATGAAACAAACTTTACATCTATATCTGCACATTCAACATTGTTTAAACAACCATTGACAAAAGAAAAATTAAATTTGCAGTTTGGGCTACGGACAGAAGGATTGGGTGACCGAACGAACTTTGTAGTTGGCACACCAATCATAACGTTTGAATATTAA
- a CDS encoding DUF1146 family protein: protein MFSAMGQQALTGIIAHLFFIAVTWWALQALHFDKMLRSNSVIKARVLYILLTVAIGSAVSNFFLDYLGFANQLPYMFSND from the coding sequence ATGTTTTCAGCAATGGGACAGCAGGCTTTAACAGGGATTATTGCACACTTGTTTTTCATCGCAGTTACCTGGTGGGCTTTACAGGCATTACATTTTGATAAAATGTTAAGATCCAATTCGGTCATCAAGGCCAGGGTTTTATATATTTTATTAACGGTTGCCATCGGTTCAGCTGTAAGTAATTTCTTCCTCGACTACCTGGGATTTGCAAACCAACTCCCTTATATGTTTAGTAATGACTGA
- the nuoN gene encoding NADH-quinone oxidoreductase subunit NuoN, with protein MDWNTMLSYDWGAMMPEFIILGTAMFLSILDLFWPKHFNRRKLAWLALTGIILACLSLISLLSFETVSILSDTFRLDSFAKAFKLLLLFGAALIMLLAEGYEPQEGLREHRGEFYYLFLTALLGAMVMSSSGDLITLFVGLELLSLSSYILVGIRKHDRKSNEASMKYVINGGISTAITLFGMSYLYGVTGSVNLGEMSRTMAAMTDGQLQYIMGLAFFMVFVGVSFKIAAAPFHMWAPDVYEGAPTPVTAFLSVISKMAGFVIILRIFLSLFLTASGDTFGALDFLEKNNIYIASLAGLTIIIGNVVALRQQNLKRLFAYSSIAHAGYLLVAVATLGGGYFLLDTVWFYLMAYVLMNIGVFAVIQLLSSQSGSEDISILAGLGRKSPYLAMAFTVFILALAGIPGTTGFIGKLNIFLGTFITEPGHFVLAGIMIAGTIVSYVYYFGLLVQVFFRPNHSEKVINIRPGLYAVLIICVIGTILFGVAPNIAFDFIHDQFGEFTDFISSK; from the coding sequence ATGGATTGGAACACGATGCTTTCTTATGATTGGGGAGCGATGATGCCGGAATTCATCATCCTAGGAACGGCCATGTTTCTTTCGATATTGGATTTATTTTGGCCGAAGCACTTTAATCGGAGAAAACTGGCATGGCTCGCGTTAACCGGAATCATTTTGGCCTGTTTGTCACTGATTAGCCTGCTATCCTTTGAGACAGTCAGTATCTTATCCGATACGTTTCGTTTAGATTCATTTGCAAAAGCTTTTAAGTTGCTGCTTTTATTCGGAGCGGCCCTAATCATGCTTCTGGCTGAAGGATATGAACCGCAAGAGGGGCTGCGGGAGCATCGGGGGGAATTTTATTATCTGTTCCTGACCGCTTTGCTTGGAGCGATGGTCATGTCCTCAAGCGGTGATTTGATAACGCTGTTCGTTGGACTGGAACTTCTTTCACTTTCATCTTATATATTGGTCGGAATACGGAAGCATGATCGGAAGTCCAACGAAGCGTCCATGAAGTATGTGATAAACGGAGGCATTTCCACAGCGATCACTTTATTCGGAATGAGCTATTTATATGGAGTGACCGGTTCCGTCAATCTAGGTGAAATGAGCCGGACGATGGCTGCAATGACGGACGGCCAGCTGCAATACATTATGGGACTCGCTTTCTTCATGGTATTTGTCGGTGTATCCTTCAAGATAGCTGCCGCCCCATTTCATATGTGGGCACCGGATGTCTATGAGGGGGCTCCGACACCGGTCACAGCCTTCTTGAGCGTAATTTCGAAAATGGCGGGTTTTGTCATCATCCTGCGCATTTTTCTCTCGTTGTTCCTAACAGCTTCCGGTGACACGTTCGGAGCGCTCGACTTTTTGGAAAAAAATAATATTTATATAGCTTCATTGGCGGGGCTGACGATCATCATTGGAAATGTGGTTGCATTAAGGCAGCAAAATTTAAAACGATTGTTCGCCTATTCAAGCATCGCCCATGCGGGTTACCTGCTTGTAGCGGTGGCAACATTGGGCGGGGGATATTTCCTGCTGGATACTGTCTGGTTTTATCTAATGGCTTATGTATTGATGAATATAGGTGTATTTGCAGTCATTCAGCTGCTCTCCAGTCAAAGTGGGTCAGAAGATATTAGTATTCTTGCAGGGTTGGGGAGGAAATCACCGTATCTTGCCATGGCATTCACTGTATTTATCCTGGCACTTGCTGGAATTCCCGGGACGACAGGTTTCATTGGCAAACTCAATATTTTTCTAGGCACATTCATAACGGAGCCTGGACATTTTGTCCTTGCTGGAATCATGATTGCTGGAACCATTGTTTCCTATGTGTATTATTTCGGATTATTGGTGCAGGTCTTTTTCCGACCCAATCATTCGGAGAAGGTCATTAACATCCGTCCGGGTCTTTACGCCGTGTTGATCATTTGTGTGATAGGCACCATTCTTTTCGGGGTGGCACCAAATATTGCTTTTGATTTTATTCATGATCAATTTGGTGAATTTACAGACTTTATTTCGAGTAAATGA